Below is a genomic region from Methanolobus sediminis.
TAGTATGTTATATTTGTAGAATATGCAGTCACAGCCAAAACGCAGGCATGTGACAGAGAAATGTCCCAAAATGGTACGATATGGACATCATCAAACCCGCCAAAAAAACGGATTGGATTGCATAGGAATGTGGGATGGAGATATTCCCCTCAATATTTTCAAGTTGCACTACCCACATTCCCTCCGTCAATCATGAGTATGAGCAAAGGCAGGGAGTAAAATAGCATTCTACAGAATGCGGAGTTATTGTCATTTCATTTACTCAATGCCTTAGTTACCTTCTTCTATTCTTTTTGCACTTTCATACATCCAGTTTGCATCATCTTTTCTTCCCATGAGCTCAAGCACGTAGCCCAGATTCTCAAGGGTTATTGTCACATAGGATCGGTATGTTTTATTTTCAGGATTCTGGTCCATGATGGCAGCGTATGATCGCAGTGCGTTCTCATAACTTTTCTTTGCTTCACCATACATTCCTGCATTCAGGAAAAAGGCACCCATGCCATCAAGTACACCTGCATGGTCAAGTTCATATTCAACATTTGAAGGGTCAGCATTCATAAGATTCCTGTAGGTTTCCAGGGAAGTAAGGAATCTCTTTTCTGCCTCGTTCGCAATTCCAGCCCCTACTGCCAGCTCGGCAAGTCTTGTGTTTAGTGCTGCAATCCTTTCAACCGGATACATATTTTCAGGTTCCAGAGCAGCAAGTTCTGAATATGCTTCAAGTGCATAATTACACATGTAACCGGATTCTTCTGTTTCTCCCTTCTCTGAAAGAGTATATGCAATTCCATCGATGACAGATGCTTTGTTTACAAGTATCTGGATGTTGTCAGGATATTTTTCTGCAAGGGCATTGTATTTTGATAGCAGGAATTCCAGGGTCTCAAGTTTCTTGTCGATCTGCTTATTTGAGGCAGACATTTCCATCTTCTCAAGCAGTTTTATGATCTTAGGAATGTATCTGCCTGAATCTTCATCCTCCTGAATTTGCTCATAAAGCTTCAGTGCGTCCATTAACTGTCCCATTGCAACCATTATGTCTGCTTTCTTTCCCTGTATCTCTTTCATTCTTCCTGCGTTCCTTCCTTCCAGGTCAGGGATAATACCAAGCAGTTCTGCTCTGATCTCAAGAATACGGTCATATTCCTTTGCGATGAAATCAACATCACCGGTATGGTCTGCTTTCTTCTCAAGCTCTAAAAGAATGATGTCTATATTGTCTTTAATGTCCCTGTCTGTTTCACCACTCTTTATAAGTTCCATATAGCTGATCAAAGCTTCATCATAGCGCCCAAGATCAAATTGTACCTTTGCTGTGTTCTTCAGAACCTCATTCATCTTAGAATCATCTCCAGTTGCATGCTTCACGGTCTCATATATGGATAAGGCCTTCCTGAAATTCTCAAGGGCTTCAGAATATCGTTTTTCTTCAGCAAGTATCAGTCCTGTTTCTTTGCACATATCTGCACTGATGAGTCCGAGTTCAAGGTTGTCCTGGCCAGTTTTTCCTATTTTATCTCCAAGTTGTCTGTATAGATCAAGTTTAGATTCGTTTTCTTTTTTAAGCTCTGCAAAAGCCAGCATGTCTTCAATAATAGCTACTGCAGCATGGATTGTATTATTGTCATCACCTTCTCTTTGAAGGATATTTACAACAATATCTACTGCTTCTTCTATATTTCGAATCGCACCTTCTATATCATCTGAATCTTTCAGGAGATTTCCAATAATATCAAGTGAGAATGCCACATTAAGCTGGTATGAAGTATTTTCAGGTTCAGAGGCAAGTATTTTTCTTGATGCATCAAGTATTAGTCCGTATTTTTCCATCAGTTTCTGAGTATCTTCCTCTGCTTCCAGAAGCCTGTTCATATCTCTCAGGATACCGATGCTTATCTTCCTGCCAGAGTCATCCTCTTTTTCATTGTCAATGAATGCAGAAGCAATTTCCAGTGCCTCTTTCAATTTAGAGAGTGCAGCATCTTCCCGGCCTTCATTTTCAAGTATATGGGCGCTGTTTTGCAGGATGGCAGCAACTTTCAGGGAGTTACTCCCTTCATCTTCCGCTTCTTCCATATACAACTGCAGCAGTTTTTCGTATTTTTCTTTCTCCATTTCGGATGCATTTTCCAGAGGAATGTTCAATAGGTTCTCACGAATGATTTTTTTCTTTTGCAGATTGCTGTTATCATCGTGTTTTTCTGCATCAGATCCTTCCTGAAGTTCAAGAGCCTCTTCAAAAGCATCAAATGCCCTCTCATATTTTCCGGTTTCAGCAAACAGGGCACCCATATTATTCAGAGTGGATATCATGTTGGTGATATGTGACTGGTTTGAAGGATCTTTCTGCACAAGGTCCCGATAGTTCTGCGCAGCAATAGCATACCTGTCCCCAGCTTCCATTTTCCTTCCTGCATTCTCAAGTGCAAGTGCCATGTTACTGAACATATTAGCTCTCTGCTCCGGCAAAAGGTAATCTGGCTCACTTTCAACAATATTTGCAGCTTTTACGTATCTTTCCAGAGCTTCCTCTTTTTTCCCCTGTGAGAATAGCAGGTCTGCATATGTCTGCAACACTGCAACCTCAATCTGCGGTGAATCGGCATGTTTTGCCTGCTCAGCTGCCTGTTTTAAAATTTCCAGTGCATCTTCATGCTGTCCCTTCTCAATAAGGCTTACTCCTTTGTTGAAGTGCCTGTATGCCATATCTCTTGCTCTTTTGGACATGTTGCTCTCGGTTTATTTAATGATGATAAAGTAAACAAATAAATCTTCCTATTTATTTTTCCAAGAAAAATAATATTTAATGATTTTATTGACCCTGCTTTTTAGGTGGAAGTATCTATATAATAGTAACCCTGTTCTTGGTTATGTTAATAAGCTTTTCCTGAAAACTATCTTTGTAATCTGAATCTACTT
It encodes:
- a CDS encoding tetratricopeptide repeat protein, which codes for MSKRARDMAYRHFNKGVSLIEKGQHEDALEILKQAAEQAKHADSPQIEVAVLQTYADLLFSQGKKEEALERYVKAANIVESEPDYLLPEQRANMFSNMALALENAGRKMEAGDRYAIAAQNYRDLVQKDPSNQSHITNMISTLNNMGALFAETGKYERAFDAFEEALELQEGSDAEKHDDNSNLQKKKIIRENLLNIPLENASEMEKEKYEKLLQLYMEEAEDEGSNSLKVAAILQNSAHILENEGREDAALSKLKEALEIASAFIDNEKEDDSGRKISIGILRDMNRLLEAEEDTQKLMEKYGLILDASRKILASEPENTSYQLNVAFSLDIIGNLLKDSDDIEGAIRNIEEAVDIVVNILQREGDDNNTIHAAVAIIEDMLAFAELKKENESKLDLYRQLGDKIGKTGQDNLELGLISADMCKETGLILAEEKRYSEALENFRKALSIYETVKHATGDDSKMNEVLKNTAKVQFDLGRYDEALISYMELIKSGETDRDIKDNIDIILLELEKKADHTGDVDFIAKEYDRILEIRAELLGIIPDLEGRNAGRMKEIQGKKADIMVAMGQLMDALKLYEQIQEDEDSGRYIPKIIKLLEKMEMSASNKQIDKKLETLEFLLSKYNALAEKYPDNIQILVNKASVIDGIAYTLSEKGETEESGYMCNYALEAYSELAALEPENMYPVERIAALNTRLAELAVGAGIANEAEKRFLTSLETYRNLMNADPSNVEYELDHAGVLDGMGAFFLNAGMYGEAKKSYENALRSYAAIMDQNPENKTYRSYVTITLENLGYVLELMGRKDDANWMYESAKRIEEGN